One Terriglobia bacterium genomic window carries:
- a CDS encoding efflux RND transporter permease subunit, translating to MNLSELFIRRPVMTTLIMLGILLFGIMAYRFLPVSDLPSVDYPTITVSASLPGASPETMASSVATPLERQFSTIAGLDSMSSTNTQGGTQISLQFDLSRNIDAAAQDVQSMITQAQGQLPPNMPSPPTFRKVNPADQPIIYMSVWSDTLPLYTTSEYADTMMAQRISMISGVAQVQVFGEQKYAVRVQFDPKALAARQIGIDEATQAIQNANVNLPTGTLYGAHKSFVVQAEGQLTDAAAYRPVIIAYRNGAPVRLDEVANVVNGSQSDKIAMWFGQHPAMVLAIQRQPGTNTVEVVNNIRKLLPSFRSEFPASINFQIQYDRSQTIRDSINDVKFTLYLTLCLVILVIFIFLRNVSATIIPSLALPMSIIGTFAVMYLAGYTVDNLSLMALVLAVGFVVDDAIVMLENVVRHLEMGKPPMRAAVDGAREVGFTIISMTVSLTLTPMLSSRFLRPEANERHGRFYQVTERGYDWLLDQYRRTLDWSMERRGLVLLFSLVILVGTVLLFRLVPKGFIPDQDTGSLNASTQAAQGISFDEMVRHQRQVEAIVRRDTNIAAVMSSVGGGGGGGGSNSGRLMLTLKPRGHRLSAQDLSNELRRKLSRVPGINAFVQVPPAI from the coding sequence ATGAATCTCTCTGAACTTTTCATCCGCCGTCCGGTCATGACGACGCTGATCATGCTCGGCATTCTGCTGTTCGGCATCATGGCCTATCGCTTCCTGCCGGTCAGCGATCTGCCCAGCGTCGATTATCCCACCATCACGGTGAGCGCCAGTCTGCCCGGGGCCAGCCCGGAAACGATGGCCTCATCGGTGGCGACGCCTCTCGAGCGGCAATTCTCAACCATTGCCGGCCTCGATTCGATGTCGTCCACCAATACCCAGGGAGGCACACAGATCAGCCTGCAGTTTGACCTGAGCCGGAATATTGACGCGGCGGCCCAGGACGTGCAGTCGATGATCACCCAGGCCCAAGGGCAACTTCCCCCGAACATGCCCTCCCCGCCGACCTTCCGCAAAGTGAATCCAGCCGACCAGCCGATCATTTACATGTCGGTCTGGTCTGACACGCTGCCGCTGTACACCACCAGCGAATACGCGGACACAATGATGGCGCAGCGCATCTCGATGATCAGCGGGGTGGCGCAGGTCCAGGTTTTTGGTGAACAGAAGTACGCGGTGCGCGTGCAGTTTGACCCCAAGGCGCTGGCCGCGCGGCAGATTGGAATCGATGAAGCCACCCAGGCCATTCAGAACGCCAACGTCAATCTGCCGACGGGCACTCTCTACGGCGCCCACAAGTCTTTTGTGGTGCAGGCCGAAGGGCAGCTTACCGACGCGGCCGCCTACCGGCCTGTGATTATCGCCTATCGCAACGGCGCTCCGGTCCGCCTGGATGAAGTGGCCAACGTGGTCAACGGAAGCCAAAGCGACAAGATCGCGATGTGGTTTGGCCAGCATCCGGCAATGGTACTGGCCATCCAGCGCCAGCCGGGAACGAATACTGTTGAAGTTGTGAATAACATCAGGAAGCTGCTGCCCAGCTTCCGGTCGGAATTCCCGGCCTCCATCAATTTCCAGATTCAATACGACCGGTCTCAAACCATCCGGGACTCCATCAATGACGTCAAGTTCACGCTCTACCTGACGCTCTGCCTGGTCATCCTGGTGATATTTATTTTCCTGCGCAACGTGTCCGCCACCATCATCCCCAGCCTGGCGCTTCCCATGTCGATTATCGGCACCTTTGCCGTGATGTACCTTGCGGGCTATACGGTGGACAACTTATCCCTCATGGCCCTTGTGCTCGCCGTGGGCTTCGTGGTGGACGACGCCATCGTCATGCTCGAGAACGTGGTGCGGCACCTGGAGATGGGAAAGCCGCCCATGCGCGCCGCCGTGGACGGCGCGCGCGAGGTGGGCTTCACCATCATCTCCATGACGGTGTCGCTCACGCTGACGCCCATGCTCAGCAGCCGCTTCCTGCGGCCCGAGGCGAACGAGCGGCACGGGCGCTTCTACCAGGTCACCGAGCGCGGCTACGACTGGCTGCTCGACCAGTACCGCCGCACGCTCGACTGGTCCATGGAGCGCCGCGGGCTGGTGCTGCTCTTCTCGCTGGTGATCCTGGTGGGCACAGTGCTGCTCTTCCGGCTGGTGCCCAAGGGGTTCATCCCCGACCAGGACACCGGCTCGCTGAACGCCTCGACTCAGGCGGCGCAGGGCATCTCGTTCGACGAGATGGTGCGCCACCAGCGGCAGGTGGAGGCCATCGTGCGGCGCGACACCAACATCGCGGCCGTCATGTCGTCGGTGGGAGGCGGGGGCGGGGGAGGCGGGTCCAACTCGGGCCGGCTCATGCTGACGCTCAAGCCG
- a CDS encoding efflux RND transporter periplasmic adaptor subunit: MRLSTKKLIGLLVTLSVVALVFSGCSEKNPANAASSSSMATAAVPVVVAKASQRDMPVQVTAIGNVQAYSTVTVKSLVDGEIQKAYFTEGQDVRKGDLLFTIDPRPFQAALHQAEANLARDQAQAEYAKAEAKRYTELEKEGIVSQIQFEQFSSNAQALDAAVRADQAAVENANIMLGYCSISSPIDGRTGSLLVHPGNLVKTNDTSLVVINQVSPIYVDFSVPEQDLPQVKQHQQQGKLRVLAYPSGDKANGSKGNLTFINNTVDANTGTIELKGTFQNSDRKLWPGQFVNVVVDLTVQRNATVVPSQAVQNGEQGQYVYVVKPDHTADFRPVTVGNTLEGVTIVEKGVQPGETVVTNGQLRLYPGAKVSFKSEPATQQESSS, translated from the coding sequence GTGCGTCTTTCCACAAAAAAACTCATAGGGCTCCTCGTGACATTGTCCGTGGTTGCCCTCGTGTTCTCTGGCTGTTCTGAGAAGAACCCTGCAAACGCCGCGTCGTCTTCATCGATGGCAACGGCCGCCGTGCCCGTGGTTGTAGCCAAGGCGAGCCAGCGGGACATGCCGGTGCAGGTGACCGCCATTGGCAACGTGCAGGCGTATTCCACTGTAACCGTGAAATCGCTGGTGGACGGCGAAATCCAGAAAGCTTATTTCACCGAAGGGCAGGACGTCCGAAAAGGAGATTTGCTGTTCACCATTGACCCCCGGCCGTTCCAGGCGGCGCTCCACCAGGCCGAAGCGAACCTGGCGCGGGACCAGGCGCAGGCCGAGTACGCGAAGGCCGAGGCCAAACGCTACACGGAGTTGGAAAAGGAAGGCATTGTTTCCCAAATCCAGTTTGAGCAGTTTTCTTCCAACGCGCAGGCGCTGGATGCTGCCGTCCGCGCCGACCAGGCCGCCGTGGAAAATGCCAATATCATGTTGGGCTATTGCTCCATTTCGTCCCCCATCGACGGGCGGACGGGAAGCCTTCTGGTCCATCCCGGCAATCTGGTGAAAACCAACGATACCAGCCTGGTGGTGATCAATCAGGTGAGCCCCATTTACGTGGATTTCTCCGTTCCGGAGCAGGACCTCCCGCAAGTGAAGCAGCACCAGCAGCAGGGAAAGCTGCGAGTGCTGGCCTATCCGTCAGGAGACAAGGCCAACGGCTCGAAGGGGAATTTGACGTTTATCAACAACACAGTGGACGCCAACACCGGAACCATTGAATTGAAGGGAACGTTTCAGAACAGCGACCGGAAATTGTGGCCCGGGCAGTTTGTCAATGTTGTGGTCGATCTCACTGTGCAGCGAAACGCGACGGTGGTGCCTTCGCAGGCGGTGCAGAACGGAGAGCAGGGGCAGTACGTTTATGTCGTCAAACCGGACCACACGGCTGATTTTCGTCCCGTGACGGTCGGGAACACTCTCGAGGGCGTCACGATTGTGGAAAAGGGTGTCCAACCCGGAGAAACGGTGGTAACCAACGGGCAGCTTCGGCTTTATCCGGGCGCCAAGGTTTCGTTCAAGAGCGAACCCGCCACCCAGCAGGAAAGTAGCTCATGA
- a CDS encoding SIS domain-containing protein has protein sequence MNLRNDLSQIPNALRQMREEGLPLYDALVRRGGWGERPVFMLGDGPSYPAALAGAWAFRSLLGMPVVVERPGDFNAYTFRALAPRSLVIVVAGPQEGEETLAAARKARSHGAVVWAVAPDSASELAALADAVVNDYSVSPVADASSSMFCRHAAMLFLAVAAARVLKAPAKSPNAQEEELAKLAGHVDWVLGQVSDAAAALAKQLSSLSGLYLIGGGAFYSVALQAANRLRRLGNLSAQGIDLLDFEQSLRAIPQPGSGIVYLSSSRCGLKQQAHRLVREARQDGSRKIFAITDGNDHQLSERADMAILLPILTEAGAALLSLVFLELAASYAGPPARRPAGT, from the coding sequence GTGAACCTTAGGAATGATCTTTCGCAAATCCCCAACGCTTTGCGGCAGATGCGCGAGGAAGGGCTGCCGCTTTACGATGCCCTCGTCCGCCGTGGCGGCTGGGGCGAAAGGCCGGTCTTCATGCTGGGTGACGGACCCTCCTATCCAGCGGCATTAGCCGGCGCCTGGGCTTTTCGGTCGCTGCTCGGAATGCCGGTGGTCGTCGAGCGGCCGGGGGATTTCAACGCTTACACCTTCCGAGCGCTCGCCCCGCGCTCGCTGGTGATCGTGGTTGCCGGCCCGCAGGAAGGCGAAGAGACCCTGGCGGCAGCCAGAAAGGCCCGCAGCCATGGCGCGGTCGTCTGGGCCGTCGCCCCGGACTCTGCAAGCGAACTGGCGGCGCTGGCTGATGCCGTCGTGAATGACTATTCCGTCAGCCCCGTCGCCGATGCGAGCAGCTCCATGTTCTGTCGTCACGCAGCCATGCTTTTTCTGGCCGTAGCGGCGGCACGGGTGTTGAAAGCGCCGGCAAAATCACCGAACGCGCAGGAAGAGGAACTGGCAAAACTTGCGGGCCACGTTGATTGGGTGCTGGGTCAGGTTTCTGACGCAGCCGCCGCGCTGGCAAAGCAGTTGAGCTCGCTGTCGGGGCTTTACTTAATCGGAGGCGGAGCGTTTTATTCCGTGGCGCTTCAGGCGGCCAACCGGCTGCGGCGGTTGGGAAACCTCTCCGCCCAGGGCATTGATCTGCTGGATTTTGAGCAGTCCCTTAGGGCAATTCCGCAGCCCGGCTCGGGAATCGTGTACCTTTCGTCGTCACGCTGCGGACTGAAGCAGCAGGCGCACCGGTTGGTTCGCGAGGCAAGGCAGGATGGGAGCCGGAAGATCTTTGCGATTACCGATGGCAACGACCATCAATTGTCGGAGCGGGCGGACATGGCAATTTTGCTTCCCATCCTCACGGAAGCCGGCGCGGCACTGCTCTCACTGGTTTTTCTTGAGCTTGCAGCCTCTTACGCGGGACCGCCTGCCCGGCGTCCGGCGGGGACCTGA
- a CDS encoding helix-turn-helix transcriptional regulator — translation MEIGKRIRSLREAKGLSQGDIEKRSGLLRSYISRVEGGYTAPSLATLDKFAKALEVEPYQLLFRGPGHPTAPRVPPQASQSKSVRKLIKYFEDMNTPNRKLILTLASKLNKE, via the coding sequence ATGGAGATAGGAAAACGCATACGAAGCCTCCGTGAAGCAAAAGGCCTCTCGCAGGGCGATATTGAAAAGCGGTCAGGGCTGCTCCGATCATATATTTCACGGGTCGAGGGAGGGTACACGGCGCCCTCTCTGGCAACTCTGGACAAATTCGCGAAGGCGCTCGAGGTTGAACCGTATCAGTTGCTGTTTCGAGGACCTGGACATCCTACAGCGCCGCGTGTTCCGCCGCAGGCAAGCCAATCCAAATCGGTCCGCAAGCTGATCAAGTACTTCGAAGACATGAACACCCCCAATCGCAAGCTGATCCTCACACTTGCCAGCAAGCTGAACAAGGAATAA
- a CDS encoding Gfo/Idh/MocA family oxidoreductase, with protein sequence MAEQVDRREFIKKAAIATTGAGLSFPALGKAAQTAPSDKVIVGVIGTGRQGRGDLRAFREQPDVEIAAVCDVFKDNLDQGLKDSGGKAQTYTDFRQVLDRKDIDAVVVGAPDHWHPLLMIEACKAGKDVYVEKPICHTIDEGILMVEAARKYNRVVQVGTQQRSGIHFQKAVKLVQDGFIGKVSFVRTWNYGNSCPEGIGDPADSNPPTSLDWDAWLGPAPKVAFNWNRFGPDPAIPPRWSTFRYFWDYAGGFMTDWGVHLIDIVQWAMQVEAPSVIASLGGKYYIKDNAETPDTLQVTYEYRNPDFVCVYENRWDNANSMYGKSYGIEFHGTDGTLFVDRGGFEVFPENRAEPSRRAGGTPLELPRTASMQMKSANNAHSDHVRNFLDCMKSRQRPISDIEIGHRSTSACLLGNVALRSKERIEWDVKNQKLLAGGSKAQQYVTRDYRAPWKLAV encoded by the coding sequence ATGGCCGAACAAGTTGACCGACGTGAATTTATAAAAAAGGCTGCCATCGCGACGACCGGAGCCGGACTCAGCTTCCCTGCCCTCGGCAAAGCGGCGCAGACGGCTCCCAGTGACAAAGTGATTGTGGGAGTCATCGGCACGGGCCGCCAGGGGCGCGGCGATCTCAGGGCATTTCGAGAGCAGCCGGACGTTGAAATCGCCGCAGTCTGCGATGTTTTCAAGGATAATCTCGACCAGGGGTTGAAGGACTCCGGAGGCAAGGCCCAAACCTACACCGATTTCCGCCAGGTTCTCGACCGCAAAGACATCGACGCCGTGGTCGTCGGCGCGCCCGACCACTGGCACCCGCTGTTGATGATCGAAGCCTGCAAGGCCGGCAAAGATGTCTACGTGGAAAAGCCCATCTGCCACACCATCGACGAGGGCATTCTGATGGTGGAAGCGGCGCGAAAATACAACCGCGTGGTGCAGGTGGGGACCCAGCAGCGTTCCGGCATCCACTTCCAGAAAGCCGTCAAGCTGGTGCAGGACGGATTCATCGGCAAGGTCAGTTTTGTCCGCACCTGGAACTACGGCAACTCCTGCCCGGAAGGCATCGGCGATCCTGCCGATTCGAACCCGCCAACCAGCCTCGATTGGGACGCCTGGCTCGGCCCGGCACCCAAAGTTGCGTTCAACTGGAACCGCTTCGGCCCTGATCCCGCGATTCCGCCGCGATGGTCAACCTTCCGCTATTTCTGGGACTACGCAGGCGGTTTCATGACCGATTGGGGCGTCCACCTCATCGACATCGTGCAATGGGCCATGCAGGTTGAAGCGCCTTCAGTGATCGCCAGCCTGGGCGGGAAATACTACATCAAGGACAATGCCGAAACGCCCGACACGCTTCAGGTGACCTATGAATACCGCAATCCTGATTTTGTCTGCGTCTATGAAAATCGCTGGGACAACGCCAATTCCATGTACGGCAAGAGCTATGGAATTGAGTTCCACGGCACCGACGGCACCCTGTTCGTTGATCGCGGCGGATTCGAGGTGTTTCCTGAAAACCGCGCCGAACCTTCACGGCGTGCAGGAGGAACACCGCTTGAGTTGCCGAGGACCGCTTCCATGCAGATGAAGTCCGCCAACAATGCTCATTCCGATCACGTGCGGAACTTCCTCGACTGCATGAAGTCGCGCCAGCGGCCGATTTCTGACATTGAAATCGGGCACCGCTCCACCAGCGCCTGCCTGCTGGGCAACGTCGCACTGCGCAGTAAGGAGCGGATCGAGTGGGACGTGAAAAACCAGAAGCTCCTGGCCGGCGGCAGCAAGGCCCAGCAATACGTCACCCGCGATTACCGCGCGCCCTGGAAGCTGGCGGTGTAA
- a CDS encoding HigA family addiction module antitoxin: MAAKLKPIHPGEVLREEFMGPLGLSMNRLALDLHVPVTRIAEIVHERRAITTDTALRLGRFFRTSPEFWLNLQTRHDLEITRDKEKAKVEREVKPIKAAVA; the protein is encoded by the coding sequence ATGGCTGCAAAATTGAAGCCGATCCATCCTGGAGAGGTTCTTCGTGAAGAGTTCATGGGACCGCTCGGCCTGAGCATGAACAGGCTGGCGCTTGACCTGCACGTGCCGGTGACGCGAATAGCTGAAATTGTGCATGAGCGCCGGGCCATCACCACCGATACGGCGTTGCGTCTGGGCAGATTTTTCCGCACTTCCCCGGAATTTTGGCTCAACCTTCAGACCCGCCACGATCTGGAGATCACCCGTGACAAGGAAAAGGCCAAAGTCGAGCGGGAAGTAAAGCCGATCAAGGCCGCTGTGGCCTAA
- a CDS encoding type II toxin-antitoxin system RelE/ParE family toxin, with protein sequence MIKSFRSKQTERLFNRERVREFQSIERAALRKLVMLDAAKELLDLAAPPGNRLEPLRGDREGQHSIRINDQWRVCFVWRDGDAYGVEIKDYH encoded by the coding sequence GTGATTAAATCGTTCCGCTCGAAGCAGACGGAGCGCCTTTTTAACCGCGAGAGAGTGCGGGAGTTTCAGTCCATTGAGCGGGCAGCGTTGAGAAAGCTCGTGATGTTGGATGCAGCTAAGGAATTGCTGGACCTTGCAGCGCCACCGGGCAATCGGCTTGAGCCGCTGCGTGGGGACCGCGAGGGGCAACATAGCATCCGAATTAATGATCAGTGGCGCGTCTGTTTCGTCTGGCGAGATGGCGACGCCTACGGCGTCGAAATAAAGGACTATCACTAG
- a CDS encoding choice-of-anchor tandem repeat NxxGxxAF-containing protein, translated as MGKTRLRLMVTAGLCVVLMAWLAALPAHAQVSARLLLVSGSEVPGHAGFTFGPFYDLAMNGNDQIAFRTTLESPRSTMRALVRSQGVSFSVIAFEGLVSPASHEQYESFSAPCINDAGIVAFRATLKGGGGDAPTEAIVRVDGTKAELVADNASGEQNSGAGFQAFSAPVIGSSGAVLFAARTGGASPHSGLYLWAAGGIRQVALPKDFQLGPRDILELLFASRDEAVFVRHGTDMAAAREQFFRAVAVRNFEQLNPPPQPSATAQVLPARPNQKPVRLLLILLQGNEAQTAELAGDPSQPVKAQIAPGGGVASGSSFEVIQGQAAGREAGSIIFAGVPSGQADGFGIFSIRDGQVVRLTTQADFGLLLGNLAGDPISSFAGDGQGAVALIAPVGTQRGSNAIFLCDTP; from the coding sequence ATGGGGAAAACGCGCCTGAGACTTATGGTCACGGCTGGGCTGTGCGTTGTGCTGATGGCATGGCTCGCGGCGCTCCCTGCCCACGCCCAGGTGAGCGCGCGGCTGCTGCTGGTGAGCGGCTCGGAAGTTCCCGGCCATGCCGGTTTCACCTTCGGCCCGTTTTACGACCTGGCCATGAATGGGAACGATCAGATCGCGTTCCGCACCACGCTCGAAAGCCCACGCAGCACGATGCGGGCACTGGTAAGGTCACAGGGAGTATCGTTTTCAGTGATAGCCTTCGAGGGACTGGTTTCGCCCGCCTCGCACGAACAGTATGAATCCTTCAGCGCACCGTGCATCAATGACGCTGGAATTGTGGCCTTCAGGGCGACCCTGAAGGGCGGCGGCGGTGATGCGCCGACGGAGGCCATCGTTCGGGTGGACGGCACGAAGGCGGAGCTGGTGGCTGACAACGCCAGCGGAGAACAGAATTCCGGCGCCGGTTTCCAGGCGTTTTCAGCCCCGGTGATCGGGTCGAGTGGAGCGGTCCTGTTTGCGGCCCGCACCGGGGGCGCGAGCCCGCATTCGGGACTTTACCTCTGGGCGGCGGGAGGAATTCGCCAGGTGGCGCTGCCCAAAGATTTCCAGTTGGGGCCCCGCGACATTCTGGAACTGCTGTTTGCCAGCCGCGACGAAGCCGTATTTGTGCGGCACGGCACGGACATGGCGGCGGCGCGGGAACAATTCTTCCGCGCTGTTGCCGTCCGGAATTTTGAGCAGCTCAACCCACCGCCCCAGCCCTCTGCCACCGCCCAGGTGCTTCCAGCGCGGCCGAACCAGAAGCCTGTGCGGTTGCTGCTGATCCTGCTGCAAGGCAATGAGGCGCAAACTGCGGAGCTGGCCGGCGATCCTTCTCAGCCAGTCAAAGCGCAGATCGCTCCCGGCGGGGGCGTGGCAAGCGGCTCTTCCTTTGAGGTCATCCAGGGCCAGGCGGCGGGCCGGGAGGCGGGGAGTATTATCTTTGCGGGAGTTCCCTCGGGCCAGGCGGACGGGTTCGGCATCTTTTCCATCCGTGACGGACAGGTGGTCCGCCTCACCACTCAGGCGGATTTCGGCCTGCTCCTCGGCAATCTGGCCGGAGACCCGATCAGTTCTTTTGCAGGCGACGGGCAGGGAGCGGTGGCGCTGATCGCTCCGGTCGGAACGCAGCGCGGCTCGAACGCCATCTTCCTGTGTGATACGCCCTGA
- a CDS encoding PilZ domain-containing protein — protein sequence MPDEHKRRIDRVLAPVRIRVIGNDVSGVSFSEETITVSFSPGGARISLTHPLLPDDIILIKNLANNIEEEFRVVGAFQQVFGDRREWGVEALNPGSGIWGIDYSPPADGVQPKVLIECAACRNAAQSPLSSIEYDVLLATGLISRHCDRCRETTRWKPSDQPVTSEMIQQGNQAAPAKERRRSRRLQLVMRLMVRNSWGVTDIAQTCNVSKGGLCFVSTRVYNVGDELFITLPFADNQAPVETPAKVVWTRMAKSGRYYGACYLK from the coding sequence ATGCCGGATGAGCACAAACGACGGATCGATCGCGTGCTGGCGCCCGTTCGCATTCGAGTGATCGGGAATGATGTTTCCGGCGTATCGTTCAGTGAAGAGACCATCACCGTAAGCTTCAGCCCGGGCGGCGCCCGCATCAGCCTCACTCATCCACTTCTACCGGACGACATCATCCTCATCAAAAACCTGGCGAACAACATCGAGGAGGAGTTCCGCGTGGTGGGCGCGTTCCAGCAGGTTTTTGGCGACCGCCGCGAGTGGGGCGTGGAGGCGCTGAACCCCGGGAGCGGAATCTGGGGCATCGATTATTCGCCGCCGGCGGATGGCGTGCAGCCCAAGGTACTGATTGAGTGCGCGGCCTGCAGGAATGCAGCTCAGAGTCCACTTTCCTCCATCGAATACGATGTTCTGCTGGCCACCGGGCTGATTTCCCGCCACTGCGACCGCTGCAGAGAAACGACGCGCTGGAAACCGAGTGACCAGCCTGTCACCTCTGAAATGATTCAGCAGGGCAACCAGGCTGCTCCGGCGAAGGAGCGTCGCAGGTCCAGGCGCCTGCAGCTCGTCATGCGGCTGATGGTCCGCAACAGTTGGGGTGTAACGGACATTGCTCAAACCTGCAACGTCTCAAAAGGCGGGCTCTGTTTTGTGAGCACAAGGGTCTATAACGTAGGCGACGAACTCTTCATCACCCTCCCCTTCGCCGACAATCAGGCGCCAGTGGAGACCCCGGCAAAGGTCGTCTGGACGCGGATGGCCAAATCAGGACGCTATTATGGCGCCTGTTACCTGAAATAG
- a CDS encoding STAS domain-containing protein yields the protein MEINIDSRDDVTILRLQGKFLADGDGPQCREKLTELIQSGKRKFLFDFSGVPYIDSTGLGFLAGCRAAAQKAGAGLVLASVDERVRRVLDEVKLSDYFVIAEDEAGGMAHLSEAAPALPAASAKSS from the coding sequence ATGGAAATAAACATCGATTCGCGCGACGACGTGACGATTCTGCGGCTGCAGGGGAAGTTCCTGGCAGACGGGGACGGGCCGCAGTGCCGCGAAAAACTGACAGAATTGATCCAATCGGGCAAACGGAAGTTCCTGTTTGATTTTTCCGGCGTGCCTTACATTGATTCGACGGGCCTGGGATTTCTTGCCGGCTGCCGCGCCGCAGCCCAGAAGGCGGGCGCTGGACTGGTGTTGGCGTCGGTGGATGAACGTGTCAGGCGCGTGCTGGATGAAGTGAAGCTTTCCGATTATTTCGTGATTGCCGAAGACGAAGCCGGGGGCATGGCCCATCTCAGCGAGGCGGCGCCTGCCCTACCAGCGGCTTCTGCGAAATCTTCCTGA